From the Planctomycetota bacterium genome, the window CCGGGCCCACCAGCCCGGACCGGCTCGATCAAGGTTGCCCAACCCACCACACGGCGCGAAGTCTAACCGACAGGCTTCGCGCACCGCACATACGTCAGCAGGTCCGGCGCAAGAACCCGGAAAAATCCCGGGTACGGAACCGCTGCCACGACGGGGTGGAAGATAGCCCGGGTAGGCATGGGCGGCACTCGTAACTCGAAATACCAGCGAACTTTGCGTCAATCTCCCCCGCACAGACCCTACACGCCGCGCAGACAGAATCCGGCCATTGAGGAAAACACCCAGAGGCTGCGTCTGAGAATCAGACGCAATCGAACAAAATACAACCGACAGACGTACCATCGCAGCCCCAATCATGGGGCAGGAGGACGATCGCCATGACCCGGTTCATCAACAACGTCAAGACGGCGCTGCTGATGGGCGGCCTGATGGGGCTGTGCCTCGCCGTCGGTAGCCAGTTCGGCCAGCAGGGCCTCATCCTCGCGCTGATCTTCGGCGGGCTCATGAACGTCGGCGCCTGGTTCTTCTCCGACACCATCGCGCTGCGCGCCATGGGCGCCCAGGAAGTCGGCCCCGACACGCCCGGCGCCGGGGGCGAACTCTACCGCATGGTGGACGAACTCCGCCAGCGCGCGGGCCTGCCCATGCCCAAGGTCTGCATCTGCCCGCACGAAGCGCCCAACGCGTTCGCGACGGGGCGTTCGCCGTCGAAGGCCGCCGTCGCTGTGACCGAGGGCGCGCTCCGCGTGCTGAACTACGAGGAACTGCGGGGCGTGATGGCGCACGAACTGGCGCACGTCAAGAACCGCGACACGCTGACGAGCTGCATCGCCGCGACGGTGTCGGGCGTGCTGGCGTACCTCGCCCACTTCGGGATGTTCCTGGGCGGGCGGCGCGACAGCAACCCGCTGATCATGCTCGCGACGGTGATCCTCGCGGCGATCGGCGCCGCGCTCATCAAGGCCATGATCTCCCGCAGCCGCGAGTACGTCGCCGATCACGACGGCGCGGTGATCGCCGGCTCGCCCCGCGGCCTGATGTCCGCGCTCCAGCGCCTCGAGGCGTACAACCAGCGCATCCCGCTCGACAACCCCAACCCGGCGCAGAACAACCTCTTCATCGTCGAGCCCCTCACCGGGGCCAGCACGGTGCTCCGCCTCTTCGCCAGCCACCCGCCCATGGAGAAGCGCATCGCGGCGTTGGCGCGCCAAGAGCAGGAAATGGCCCGGGCGGCGTAGACGGGTCAGAGGGCGGTCCGGCTGGCCGCCGTCGCCTCGCGTCGTCAGCCTTTCATCGCCGCGAGCAGTTCGCGCGGGCCCTTGCGGGCGAGCGCCAGCACCGCCGGTGCCGCGGCGAGCAGGGTCATCGCGAGCGTGATGCCCCAGCCCATGGCGATCGGGCCCGGGGGCGGGCGCAGACGGAGTTCGACGCCCAGGAGTAGCTGGTCGATGCGTTGCACGGCGTAGACGCCCTGCAGGCCCATGATGGTGCCGACGAACGCCGCGGTGAGCCCGACCAGGGCGGCCTCGCCGAGCACGAGGCGCGTGACGAGGTGCTTGTGCGCGCCGACGGCCCGGAGCACGCCGAACTCGAACTGCCGGGCCGTCACGCCCGCGATGATGAGGTTCGCGACGCCCAGCCCCGCGATGATCATGGCGACGACGGCGATGAGCGAGAACGCGAGGAGCCCGCCCTTCACGAACGTGCGGATTGCGTCCTTCACCTGGCGTCCGCTGCCGACGTCGAGGATCCCCGCGTCCGCCAGGCGCGTGCGGATCTCGCCCAGCACGCGCTCGTCGTCGGCGTCGTCGGCGAGTTCGACCTGCACGAGGTGCACGGCGTCGACGCCGAAGCGCTCGCGCAGGTCCGATCGCGAGCCGAAGACCGCGTGCACCGACTGGTCGGCGAAGTTCTCGCCCACCGCGAAGAACTGGCTGACGACCTCGAGCCCCGGGCTCGTCACGACGCCCACGATCTCGAAGCGGTGCTCGTTTCCCTCCTCGCGGCAGACGAACGTATCGCCCACGCCCATGCCCTTGGCGATCATGAACTCCTTGGCGACGATGACCGCGCCGCCCTCGTTGAGGCGCCGGGTCGCGGTGTCGCGATCGCCCTGCACCCACACCGGGTTCACCATGCGGAAGAACGCCTCGGGCTCGAACGCGATGAACGCCGTCGTGTACGTCTGGAGCGCCCGCACGCCGAACGCGTCGGTCTCCACTGGGTGGATCGTGATCGCGCACGTGCCGGTGACGCCCTCGATGCGTTCGATCTCCTGTCGGGCGGCCTCGTCGAGGTCAAACCCCGTGACGAACGCGTCGGGGAAGGTCAGGCGGTCGAGCCAGTCGCGCTGCACCGCCCCGCCCTGCGTCCAGATGCTCACCATGAGGGCCAGGCCCATCATCATCGACCCGGCCGTGAAGCCGTAGCGGTAGGGCGTGGCGCGGATCGTCCGCGCGAGCAGGTGGGGGGGCAGCGCGAACACGCGCGACACCAGCGGCCCGCACGCCGCCGTCACCGCCATGAGCCCGGGCACCGCGAGCAGGAAGTACCCGAGGAAGAGCGTCGGCAGCCCCAGGAACACGTACGACCAGAACCGCACCTGCCCGTCGGTGGTGAACGTCACGATCGCGAGCGGCACGCCCGCCAGCAGCAGCCCCGCGACGAGCACGCGGCGCACCCCCGCGGCGCGCGCCGGCTCGCTCCGCGCCGCCATCGCCTGCAGCGGGCTGACGCGTGCCGCGCTCCACGCCGGGTACACGGCGCCGATGAGCCCGCACACCACCGCGCCGCCCAGCGCGAGCCCCGCCCCCCACGCGGGCACGTGCAGCGATACCTCGATCTGCGTCTGCAGGATCTCGACCAGCCCCGCGCCCACGCCCACCCCCAGCGGGACGCCGACCAACGCGCCCATCCCGCCGATGAGGAGCCCCACCAGCAACTGGCTCTGCGCCAACTGCCCGCGCGACGCCCCCACGCAGCGCAGCACGCCCAGCTCGCGCCGCTTCTCCGCCAGCGCGGTGCACATGCCCGTCGTGATGATGAACGCCGCCGAGAAGAACGCGATCGTCGTCGCGAGCAGGAAGCCCAGGCGGCTGGCCTCGATGTTCTCGTCGAGCTTCGACGACACCTTCGCGCTCG encodes:
- a CDS encoding M48 family metalloprotease yields the protein MTRFINNVKTALLMGGLMGLCLAVGSQFGQQGLILALIFGGLMNVGAWFFSDTIALRAMGAQEVGPDTPGAGGELYRMVDELRQRAGLPMPKVCICPHEAPNAFATGRSPSKAAVAVTEGALRVLNYEELRGVMAHELAHVKNRDTLTSCIAATVSGVLAYLAHFGMFLGGRRDSNPLIMLATVILAAIGAALIKAMISRSREYVADHDGAVIAGSPRGLMSALQRLEAYNQRIPLDNPNPAQNNLFIVEPLTGASTVLRLFASHPPMEKRIAALARQEQEMARAA
- a CDS encoding ABC transporter permease, which produces MRPAWRLAISSLSARGSRSALLAGTVALSAALVAAIACAMNSVQVSARAQMHQLVGEADAAIAPAGRGQLLRASLLDEVRAWPGVAGAQGVLKSPVTVTASYDVLEPDGAGGARRAPRERSVTALAFGHQPGAEPPLDLLEGRLPSAPGEIVIDATLAAFLSAAAGDSATMFDLPGRVGGQRTHLTGPHPSLPERVGALDEAARLNEQVGVRVGDVVEVSRRVLPDVDLSKVRGDPEKAAAFARATGVGVPLDALGGLLRRPVELTVVGVAKAPPLGGRATLVATIETVESITGSKGRLSEIGLTVAPGVDPDALVAAHRESMPRGVLLRTSAKVSSKLDENIEASRLGFLLATTIAFFSAAFIITTGMCTALAEKRRELGVLRCVGASRGQLAQSQLLVGLLIGGMGALVGVPLGVGVGAGLVEILQTQIEVSLHVPAWGAGLALGGAVVCGLIGAVYPAWSAARVSPLQAMAARSEPARAAGVRRVLVAGLLLAGVPLAIVTFTTDGQVRFWSYVFLGLPTLFLGYFLLAVPGLMAVTAACGPLVSRVFALPPHLLARTIRATPYRYGFTAGSMMMGLALMVSIWTQGGAVQRDWLDRLTFPDAFVTGFDLDEAARQEIERIEGVTGTCAITIHPVETDAFGVRALQTYTTAFIAFEPEAFFRMVNPVWVQGDRDTATRRLNEGGAVIVAKEFMIAKGMGVGDTFVCREEGNEHRFEIVGVVTSPGLEVVSQFFAVGENFADQSVHAVFGSRSDLRERFGVDAVHLVQVELADDADDERVLGEIRTRLADAGILDVGSGRQVKDAIRTFVKGGLLAFSLIAVVAMIIAGLGVANLIIAGVTARQFEFGVLRAVGAHKHLVTRLVLGEAALVGLTAAFVGTIMGLQGVYAVQRIDQLLLGVELRLRPPPGPIAMGWGITLAMTLLAAAPAVLALARKGPRELLAAMKG